In Melanotaenia boesemani isolate fMelBoe1 chromosome 18, fMelBoe1.pri, whole genome shotgun sequence, the following proteins share a genomic window:
- the si:ch211-217a12.1 gene encoding alanine aminotransferase 2-like — MSHQAMNGVSCRGKVLTLDNMNPNVKRVEYAVRGPIVQRAVQIEKELREGVKKPFTEVIKANIGDAHAMGQRPITFFRQVLALCSYPELLEDNKFPEDAKKRARRILDACGGHSIGAYSASQGIECVRQDVARYIERRDGGISSNPDNIYLSTGASDAIVTILKLLVCGEGPDRTGVMISIPQYPLYSATLADLGAVQISYYLDEEKCWSLDVTELKRALNAAKQHCKPRVLCIINPGNPTGQVQSRQCIEDVIQFAKEEHLFLMADEVYQDNVYAEGSKFHSFKKVLFEMGPEYSSTVEMASFHSTSKCYMGECGFRGGYMEVINMDPAVKAQLTKLVSVRLCPPVPGQALLDLVVNPPQPDEPSYTTFMKERTAVLADLAEKARLTEEIFNTVPGITCNPVQGAMYTFPRITLPQKAIDKAKEEGAVPDMFYCMKLLEEEGICLVPGSGFGQKDGTFHFRMTILPPTEKLKVVLQKIRDFHLRFTKEFS; from the exons atgtccCATCAAGCAATGAACGGGGTCTCGTGTCGGGGCAAGGTGTTGACTCTCGACAACATGAACCCCAACGTGAAGCGGGTCGAGTACGCGGTCCGAGGTCCCATTGTCCAGCGGGCGGTGCAAATAGAGAAGGAGCTAAGAGAG GGAGTCAAGAAACCATTTACAGAAGTCATCAAGGCGAACATAGGAGATGCCCATGCTATGGGTCAGAGACCAATCACCTTTTTCAGACAG GTCTTGGCTCTGTGTTCTTATCCTGAACTCCTGGAAGACAACAAGTTTCCTGAGGACGCCAAGAAGAGAGCGCGTCGTATTCTTGATGCCTGTGGAGGCCACAGTATAG GTGCCTACAGTGCCAGCCAGGGAATTGAGTGCGTCCGCCAGGATGTGGCGCGCTACATAGAAAGGAGAGACGGTGGTATCTCTTCTAACCCTGACAATATCTACCTCTCCACCGGGGCCAGTGATGCTATTGTG ACCATATTGAAGCTGCTGGTGTGCGGTGAGGGACCAGACCGTACAGGAGTCATGATCTCCATTCCTCAGTACCCTCTGTACTCAGCCACGCTGGCCGATCTGGGCGCCGTTCAGATCAGTTATTACCTGGACGAAGAGAAGTGTTGGAGTCTGGATGTGACGGAGCTCAAGAGAGCCTTGAACGCTGCAAAGCAGCACTGCAAGCCTCGCGTCCTCTGCATCATCAACCCTGGAAACCCCACAG GTCAGGTCCAGAGCAGGCAGTGCATTGAAGATGTGATCCAATTTGCTAAAGAGGAGCATCTCTTCCTCATGGCTGATGAA GTTTACCAGGATAATGTGTATGCAGAGGGTTCTAAGTTTCACTCCTTTAAGAAAGTGTTGTTTGAGATGGGACCAGAGTATTCCAGCACTGTGGAGATGGCCTCCTTCCACTCCACCTCCAAGTGCTACATGGGAGA GTGTGGATTCCGTGGAGGCTACATGGAGGTGATCAATATGGACCCTGCGGTGAAGGCCCAACTCACCAAACTGGTGTCAGTGCGTCTGTGCCCTCCTGTCCCCGGTCAAGCTCTCCTGGATCTGGTGGTGAACCCCCCACAGCCAGATGAGCCCTCCTACACCACATTTATGAAG GAGCGGACAGCTGTGTTAGCAGATTTGGCAGAAAAGGCCAGACTAACAGAGGAGATCTTTAACACCGTACCTGGCATCACCTGTAACCCAGTCCAGGGGGCCATGTACACCTTCCCCCGCATCACACTACCCCAGAAGGCCATTGACAAGGCCAAG GAGGAAGGCGCAGTTCCAGACATGTTCTACTGCATGAAACTATTGGAGGAGGAGGGAATCTGTTTGGTACCAGGAAGTGGTTTTGGCCAAAAAGACGGAACCTTTCATTTCAG GATGACCATCTTGCCTCCAACTGAGAAGCTGAAGGTGGTGCTGCAGAAGATCCGTGACTTCCACTTGCGGTTCACAAAGGAGTTTTCCTAA
- the ppp1r16a gene encoding protein phosphatase 1 regulatory subunit 16A gives MAADHSELLAEMATIGRLGATERLKHAQKRRAQQLKAWAQMEKDAARGSRAKADKKKPRTTKVTFPHSVTLLDAAARNDVDEVRKLLNNGVNPDLINEDGLTALHQCCIDDFVEIVQCLLDAGACVNACDSELWTPLHAAATCGHTGLVQLLIQAGADLLAVNADGNMPYDLCEDEATLELLEMVMAEQGITQDRIDECRGAKETVMLADVQTLVQSGADLNAQDNNGATLIHIAAANGYMSVAELLVEHRAQLEVKDSDGWTPLHAAACWGHIQMVELLVAHGANLNTKSVLEETPLDVCVDEEVRAKLLDLKHKHDAIMKSQDKQKGTLQRRVSSTGSRGKVVRRVSVNERSSLYRREHHKEAMVWQERGRQPEPQDDDEDRQTDNELLQHASMVAGGAATSRLEELEAADRKIMSSLGNGETSVSLASSVPGELWSGGGRMERSATYELSSAGGAVYAEGEAADSMTREKSHHTLADLKRQRAAAKLNKYPAPPPPLPPPAEEEPSVAGAEMTTSQAQPENQMTPTAEQAVSPSQVYFTPASGDPPLLKLRAPEEDQSNNKEPCCGLM, from the exons ATGGCAGCAGATCACAGTGAGTTGCTGGCTGAGATGGCAACAATCGGGCGTCTGGGTGCCACTGAACGCCTAAAGCATGCCCAGAAACGCCGTGCTCAGCAGCTGAAGGCATGGGCCCAAATGGAAAAGGATGCAGCACGGGGGTCAAGAGCAAAGGCAGACAAGAAGAAGCCTCGAACCACCAAAGTGACATTCccccactctgtcaccctgctaGACGCAGCTGCCCGCAATGACGTGGATGAGG TGAGGAAGCTACTGAACAACGGTGTCAATCCTGATCTGATCAATGAGGATGGGCTAACGGCCTTACATCAG TGCTGCATTGATGACTTTGTAGAAATTGTGCAGTGCCTGCTTGATGCTGGTGCCTGTGTGAATGCCTGTGACAGTGAACTGTGGACACCGCTGCATGCTGCTGCCACCTGTGGACACACTGGACTGGTGCAGCTCTTAATTCAAGC TGGAGCTGACTTGCTGGCTGTCAATGCGGATGGCAACATGCCATATGACCTTTGTGAGGATGAGGCCACCCTGGAGCTGCTAGAAATGGTTATGGCTGAACAGG GCATAACTCAGGACCGTATTGACGAATGCAGAGGAGCTAAAGAGACGGTTATGCTTGCTGATGTTCAAACTCTGGTTCAGAGTGGAGCAGATTTAAATGCACAAGATAACAACGGCGCAACACTG ATCCATATTGCAGCTGCCAACGGCTATATGTCTGTAGCAGAGCTGCTAGTAGAGCACAGGGCTCAGCTGGAGGTGAAGGACTCTGATGGGTGGACACCGCTACATGCTGCCGCCTGCTGGGGACAT ATCCAAATGGTGGAACTGCTTGTAGCCCATGGAGCTAACCTGAACACAAAGTCTGTCCTAGAGGAGACCCCTTTAG atgtgtgtgtggatgaagaAGTCAGAGCCAAACTATTGGACTTGAAGCACAAACATGATGCCATCATGAAAAGCCAGGACAAGCAGAAGGGCACGTTACAAAGACGAGTATCAAGTACTGGAAGCAGAGG TAAGGTGGTGCGTCGTGTTAGCGTGAACGAACGCTCCAGTTTGTACCGGCGAGAGCACCATAAAGAAGCCATGGTGTGGCAGGAGCGCGGCCGACAGCCTGAGCCTCAGGACGATGATGAAGACAGGCAAACTGATAATGAGCTGCTCCAACATGCCTCCATG GTTGCCGGTGGTGCAGCAACATCACGCTTAGAAGAACTTGAGGCTGCAGACAGGAAAATCATGTCAAGCTTAGGAAATGGAGAGACCTCTGTTTCCCTGGCATCCTCTGTACCTGGAGAGCTGTGGAGTGGTGGGGGTCGCATGGAACGCAGCGCCACCTATGAGCTTAGCTCTGCAGGTGGAGCCGTGTACGCAGAGGGTGAGGCTGCAGACAGTATGACTCGGGAGAAATCGCACCACACCCTAGCTGATCTGAAACGCCAACGGGCAGCTGCTAAGCTCAATAAGTATCcagcacctccacctcctctgccCCCTCCTGCAGAGGAGGAGCCTTCTGTTGCAGGAGCTGAGATGACAACCTCTCAAGCTCAGCCAGAGAACCAAATGACCCCCACTGCAGAGCAGGCGGTCTCCCCCAGCCAGGTGTACTTCACCCCAGCTAGTGGAGATCCTCCACTTCTTAAGCTTCGAGCCCCTGAAGAGGATCAGTCTAACAATAAAGAGCCTTGCTGTGGCCTCATGTAG